A window of Rhodopirellula halodulae contains these coding sequences:
- a CDS encoding S9 family peptidase: MLRFSVALTIALVTTSCFPAVAFAQKNKKNNAKDELKLEDLFPEKSLFGPSARRPEFSADGRYAAYLYRPFNERRHGNDLWVYDFEKRKTKRITDIGMMSEFQRSSRIVIEDRLKKHKDDSDEDDEKSDKLTGSDKEEGETNDDGEDAEEDEAEKTEEELQAEREIYLNVSDKDADDEYAPVYSGIASFQWHPTENRLLLISEGDVYLIKDLESPEPVRLTKTDERESQVAFLPDGSGYTVRRDNAVLRFTFGEHLVEQLSPKLPSGENLSRYEISPDGKRMVLVSRTKDSSAGRTVDIIRYRDRFAKSDRVSRTVSDDEVKPQTIKVYLFEFDVAETEQADLIQIFEETIDEPRDIISSPHWSLDNEQVTFCFFDQENAEVQILLSKWPSGEELAAATKNAKRERQKEFQKDMSEAKKKDKEDRTPGRRGPRGGSTAAPERLKIEAKTVYLFKHYGGPNTPSMVSPDFAGDNQSIVFISEQSGFRHVHLLDPLYESVRQLTSGRYEVYPIRLSDDHTQLFVTASKESAAQQMVYVLDLEDGELTRLNKKDGNFTDVAISNDGKRMIGNHVTYGELTELIAQNEKKKVTRITDSHPEKTKSLIAVEPEFFDYENRHGHTISGMMFKPKGWKKRDKHPLLIYVYGGPLGNRHSVHDGSYSPDGYFFQMYMAQKHGYVTIVVDPRGQSGYGGLFEKSNYEQVGKPQVEDLVDGVRFMTENFNIDDQRVAIYGWSFGGFQTQMCLYTEPDVFQVGMAGAGPTQWENYNSWYTTGTVGPSRKGTPDQEKYSLVPLAKNLEGKLLLVHGMEDTNVLFQDTMAVYRALLKAGKETNVELFLDPTGGHGLGGDVKRLGRMRKYEEFLLRTIGSGESD, from the coding sequence ATGCTTCGATTCTCAGTTGCTCTGACCATCGCTCTTGTCACCACTTCCTGTTTCCCTGCGGTGGCCTTTGCGCAAAAGAACAAGAAGAACAACGCCAAGGACGAGTTGAAACTGGAGGACCTCTTCCCTGAAAAGAGTCTCTTTGGCCCCTCCGCCCGACGACCAGAATTTTCTGCCGACGGACGCTACGCCGCCTACCTATATCGCCCCTTCAATGAACGCCGGCATGGCAATGACCTTTGGGTGTATGACTTCGAGAAAAGAAAAACGAAGCGGATCACCGACATCGGGATGATGTCCGAGTTCCAGCGATCATCGCGGATTGTGATCGAAGACCGCCTGAAGAAGCACAAGGATGACTCGGATGAGGACGACGAGAAGTCAGACAAACTAACTGGCTCCGACAAAGAGGAAGGTGAAACGAACGACGACGGTGAGGATGCCGAAGAGGACGAAGCTGAAAAGACGGAAGAGGAACTGCAGGCAGAGCGGGAGATCTATTTGAACGTGTCGGACAAAGACGCCGACGACGAATACGCCCCGGTCTACTCTGGGATCGCTTCGTTTCAATGGCACCCGACGGAGAACCGCTTGCTGCTGATTTCCGAGGGGGATGTTTACCTCATCAAGGATCTCGAAAGCCCAGAACCTGTTCGCCTGACCAAAACCGACGAGCGCGAGTCACAAGTCGCCTTTCTGCCGGACGGTTCCGGCTACACCGTGCGGCGCGACAACGCGGTCCTACGGTTCACCTTCGGCGAACACCTCGTCGAACAACTCAGCCCAAAATTGCCCTCGGGCGAGAATCTAAGTCGCTACGAGATCAGCCCAGACGGCAAACGCATGGTCCTGGTCAGCCGAACGAAAGACTCATCCGCTGGCCGCACCGTGGACATCATTCGCTATCGCGATCGATTTGCCAAATCGGACCGTGTTTCGCGAACGGTTTCCGACGACGAAGTCAAACCGCAAACCATCAAGGTTTACCTGTTCGAGTTCGACGTCGCGGAAACCGAGCAGGCCGATTTGATTCAAATCTTCGAAGAGACCATCGACGAACCACGGGACATCATCAGTTCGCCCCATTGGTCGCTGGACAACGAACAAGTGACGTTCTGTTTCTTTGACCAAGAGAACGCGGAAGTTCAGATCCTGCTCTCGAAGTGGCCCTCGGGTGAAGAGCTGGCCGCGGCGACCAAGAATGCGAAACGCGAACGCCAAAAAGAATTCCAGAAGGACATGTCCGAAGCCAAGAAGAAGGACAAAGAAGACCGGACCCCTGGTCGTCGAGGCCCCCGCGGCGGTTCCACTGCCGCACCAGAACGACTGAAGATCGAAGCGAAGACGGTTTACCTGTTCAAGCACTACGGCGGCCCCAACACGCCATCGATGGTTTCTCCCGATTTCGCGGGCGACAACCAGTCGATCGTGTTCATCAGCGAACAGAGCGGTTTCCGCCATGTCCATCTTCTCGATCCGCTCTATGAAAGCGTTCGACAATTGACCAGCGGACGCTATGAGGTTTATCCGATTCGACTGTCCGATGATCACACCCAACTGTTCGTCACAGCATCCAAAGAATCGGCGGCCCAGCAAATGGTTTACGTGCTGGATCTCGAAGACGGCGAGCTGACACGCCTCAATAAGAAGGATGGCAACTTCACCGACGTTGCGATTAGCAATGACGGGAAACGGATGATCGGAAACCACGTCACCTATGGTGAGTTGACCGAACTGATCGCCCAGAACGAAAAGAAAAAGGTCACCCGAATCACGGACTCGCATCCTGAGAAGACGAAGTCGCTGATCGCGGTCGAGCCGGAATTCTTTGATTACGAGAACCGACACGGACACACCATCTCCGGCATGATGTTTAAACCGAAGGGATGGAAAAAGCGTGACAAACACCCGCTGCTGATCTATGTCTATGGCGGCCCTCTCGGCAATCGTCACAGCGTCCACGACGGCAGCTACAGCCCCGACGGATACTTTTTCCAAATGTACATGGCCCAGAAGCACGGTTATGTCACGATTGTCGTGGATCCCCGTGGACAATCCGGCTACGGCGGACTGTTTGAGAAATCAAACTACGAACAAGTTGGCAAGCCACAGGTCGAGGATCTCGTCGACGGCGTCAGATTCATGACCGAGAATTTCAACATCGACGACCAGCGAGTTGCCATCTATGGCTGGAGTTTCGGCGGTTTTCAGACCCAAATGTGCCTGTACACCGAGCCCGATGTGTTCCAAGTCGGCATGGCCGGTGCCGGACCAACGCAGTGGGAAAACTACAACTCCTGGTACACAACCGGCACGGTCGGCCCGTCACGAAAAGGCACACCGGACCAAGAGAAATATTCTTTGGTGCCGCTGGCGAAAAATCTGGAGGGCAAGCTCCTGTTGGTTCACGGCATGGAAGACACCAACGTTCTCTTCCAAGACACCATGGCGGTCTACCGGGCACTGCTGAAGGCTGGCAAGGAAACCAACGTCGAGTTGTTCTTGGACCCAACCGGCGGCCACGGTCTCGGCGGCGATGTCAAACGACTGGGCCGCATGCGGAAGTACGAAGAGTTCCTTCTTCGAACGATCGGCTCTGGCGAGAGCGACTGA
- a CDS encoding Kelch repeat-containing protein: MILRRHSCFVAPVFVSLFILSTQPTVFAQSEARPNEDSASDGWQNVETNGFPTARHEAALVGFGNKVYLLGGRRINPVDVFDPSDNSWTRKSETPMELHHFQGVAVDDAIYLMGAMTGRYPRETPLEKVVVYHPNEDRFEFVHSIPETRRRGGAGAVYRDGWIYLIGGITNGHVDGCQPWFDRYDPKTGRWEVLADAPHARDHFQAAIIGDRLFAAGGRVTSQRDNAVFSQTIAVIDVYDFATGQWLPEEECPRLPTLRAGNSTVAVDGLLVVGCGESGEQKSAHAEVEVYDPATKRWSQWPSMNQGRHGTGLVPIGDTLYTASGSGNRGGGPELQTTESLLIPTAE; the protein is encoded by the coding sequence ATGATTCTCCGCCGGCACTCTTGTTTCGTCGCTCCCGTCTTCGTCTCGCTTTTCATTCTTTCCACACAGCCGACGGTCTTCGCACAAAGCGAGGCTCGACCGAACGAAGATTCGGCGAGTGATGGCTGGCAGAACGTTGAGACGAATGGATTTCCGACGGCTCGTCATGAAGCGGCGTTGGTTGGTTTCGGCAACAAGGTCTATTTGTTGGGCGGACGCCGCATCAACCCGGTCGATGTGTTTGATCCGAGCGACAACTCTTGGACGCGGAAGTCGGAAACGCCGATGGAACTGCACCACTTCCAAGGCGTTGCGGTTGACGATGCGATTTACTTGATGGGTGCCATGACCGGTCGTTATCCCAGGGAAACGCCGCTTGAGAAAGTCGTGGTTTACCACCCCAACGAAGACCGCTTTGAATTCGTGCACTCTATCCCAGAAACACGTCGACGCGGGGGTGCCGGGGCAGTGTATCGCGATGGTTGGATTTACTTGATTGGCGGCATCACCAATGGGCACGTCGATGGGTGCCAACCCTGGTTCGATCGATACGATCCCAAGACGGGGCGGTGGGAAGTTTTGGCCGACGCACCGCACGCTCGAGATCACTTCCAAGCCGCCATCATCGGCGATCGGTTGTTTGCCGCGGGAGGTCGTGTCACCTCACAGCGTGATAACGCGGTGTTCTCACAAACAATTGCCGTCATTGATGTCTATGATTTCGCAACCGGCCAATGGCTCCCCGAGGAAGAATGTCCCCGACTGCCCACGCTGCGTGCCGGAAACAGCACCGTCGCGGTCGACGGTTTGTTGGTCGTTGGATGTGGTGAAAGTGGCGAGCAAAAATCCGCCCACGCCGAGGTGGAAGTCTACGATCCCGCGACGAAGCGGTGGTCCCAATGGCCCTCGATGAACCAAGGCCGTCACGGCACCGGCCTCGTCCCCATCGGCGACACTCTTTACACCGCCTCCGGAAGCGGCAACCGAGGCGGCGGCCCCGAACTCCAAACCACCGAATCGCTCTTGATTCCCACGGCAGAATGA
- the xseA gene encoding exodeoxyribonuclease VII large subunit, with translation MSDNMQFSLFDSDDEPAPAKKKKTVRKKRAASSSDDALSITELTRQIKSTVETGFSSVWVAGEITDIARPRSGHLYFTLKDDHAQIRGVMWRSVAERLPFELDDGQSVLCMGNVEVYAARGSYQIVVRKCQPQGMGALQIAFAQLQAKLDAEGLFDPDRKRLLPRVPRKIAIVTSPTGAAIQDFLQAAAQRHAGVEIVLIPASVQGPGSVESIIDGMRAAHRLQPRPDVLIVSRGGGSLEDLWSFNEEALVRAIAASRIPTVSAVGHEIDVTLADLVADVRALTPTDAASRVLPDRDAMAAALDNLRLRMTTGLFRRIESDRMRLQSWESRPVFQNPFELVHDRSREIDDWDERGLTAIRRRLEVAQARLATVAAAQSALSPLAVLARGYSVTQNEKGEVVRSADDIQIGDQLRTRVSSGEIRSTVTHTE, from the coding sequence ATGAGCGACAACATGCAATTCTCGTTGTTTGATTCGGACGACGAGCCTGCTCCGGCCAAGAAGAAAAAGACCGTTCGAAAGAAACGTGCCGCTTCCTCCAGCGACGATGCACTTTCGATCACCGAGTTGACGCGACAAATCAAGTCGACGGTGGAGACGGGGTTCTCATCCGTTTGGGTCGCCGGTGAAATCACGGACATCGCACGCCCTCGCAGCGGACACCTCTACTTCACGCTCAAGGACGACCACGCGCAGATTCGGGGCGTGATGTGGCGCAGTGTTGCCGAGCGTCTGCCGTTTGAGCTGGATGACGGTCAGAGCGTGCTCTGCATGGGAAACGTGGAGGTCTACGCCGCGCGAGGCTCCTACCAAATCGTCGTGCGGAAATGTCAACCGCAAGGCATGGGAGCCCTTCAGATCGCGTTTGCCCAATTGCAGGCCAAACTCGACGCAGAAGGGCTGTTCGATCCAGATCGCAAACGGTTGCTGCCGCGCGTGCCACGAAAAATCGCGATCGTGACCAGCCCCACCGGAGCCGCGATACAAGACTTCTTGCAAGCCGCCGCGCAGCGTCATGCGGGTGTCGAGATTGTCTTGATTCCCGCCAGCGTCCAAGGCCCCGGCAGCGTCGAATCGATCATCGACGGCATGCGAGCGGCTCATCGTCTCCAGCCGCGACCCGACGTGTTGATCGTGTCTCGCGGCGGAGGTTCGTTGGAAGATCTGTGGTCGTTCAACGAAGAAGCCTTGGTGCGAGCCATCGCGGCTTCGCGGATCCCGACGGTGTCCGCGGTCGGGCACGAGATCGACGTGACCCTCGCGGATTTGGTCGCCGATGTGCGAGCGCTCACTCCCACGGATGCTGCGTCTCGAGTGTTGCCCGACCGTGACGCGATGGCGGCCGCCTTGGATAACTTGCGTCTGCGAATGACCACCGGTCTGTTTCGACGGATCGAGTCCGACCGGATGCGGTTGCAGTCTTGGGAATCTCGTCCCGTGTTTCAAAACCCGTTCGAACTGGTTCACGATCGCAGCCGCGAAATTGATGATTGGGACGAACGTGGACTGACCGCCATCCGTCGACGATTGGAGGTGGCCCAAGCAAGACTCGCAACGGTCGCCGCTGCCCAATCGGCTCTTTCGCCACTCGCCGTGCTCGCTCGCGGCTACAGCGTCACCCAAAATGAGAAGGGTGAGGTCGTGCGATCAGCCGACGACATTCAAATTGGCGACCAACTTCGAACACGCGTGTCCTCGGGCGAAATTCGCTCTACCGTCACTCACACGGAGTGA
- a CDS encoding aminotransferase class V-fold PLP-dependent enzyme has product MTQSVSNPPLDVAKIRADFPVLQTRTPSGQPLIYLDNAASTQHPNCVLDAMNTCYREYYSNVHRGIHALSEASTEAYEKARQQVADFLCATSTHEVIFTAGTTAAINTVARTWGDQNLSAGDVILLLISEHHANIVPWHQLAERTGCKVEFISLDDDYLITDDAVASALQNHQPKLFAFGAASNTLGTEYPVQRWTTMAHDAGATVLIDAAQAAPHAPIDVTQWDADFLVFSGHKVCGPTGIGVLWGREDLLDQMPPFLGGGGMIQTVTTEGFTTHALPEKFEAGTPPIVEAIGLGAAVEYLQSVGLENIHQHERALGAKADAGLRDIDGVRVIGPTPEHKGGINSFTVEGIHAHDVSQFLDSRGVAVRAGHHCTMPLHHALNVTATSRASCYLYNTMEEVDVFLQAVADVRNRFAKRGRRRRSRKSRSGS; this is encoded by the coding sequence GTGACGCAATCGGTTTCCAATCCTCCGTTGGACGTTGCGAAAATCCGAGCCGACTTTCCCGTCTTGCAAACACGCACGCCCAGTGGTCAACCGCTGATCTATCTGGACAACGCTGCCAGCACCCAGCATCCCAATTGCGTGCTGGATGCGATGAACACGTGCTATCGCGAATATTACAGCAATGTCCATCGCGGCATTCATGCGCTCAGCGAAGCGTCGACCGAGGCCTACGAAAAAGCTCGGCAACAAGTCGCCGATTTTCTCTGCGCCACCTCCACGCACGAAGTCATCTTCACCGCGGGAACGACGGCGGCAATCAACACCGTCGCGAGAACTTGGGGCGATCAGAATCTATCGGCGGGCGATGTCATTTTGCTGCTGATCAGCGAGCACCACGCCAACATCGTTCCCTGGCACCAACTGGCCGAGCGTACTGGGTGCAAGGTCGAGTTCATTTCTCTCGACGATGATTATTTGATCACGGATGACGCGGTGGCATCCGCTCTGCAAAACCACCAACCGAAACTGTTTGCTTTCGGTGCCGCCAGTAACACGTTGGGCACGGAATATCCCGTGCAACGTTGGACCACGATGGCTCATGACGCCGGTGCAACCGTTCTGATCGACGCCGCACAGGCCGCACCGCACGCACCGATCGATGTGACGCAGTGGGACGCGGACTTCCTTGTGTTCAGCGGCCACAAAGTGTGCGGCCCCACCGGAATTGGAGTCCTCTGGGGACGTGAAGACCTGTTGGACCAAATGCCTCCGTTCCTGGGCGGAGGTGGCATGATCCAAACGGTCACCACGGAAGGCTTCACCACCCACGCCTTGCCTGAAAAGTTCGAAGCCGGCACGCCTCCCATTGTCGAAGCCATCGGCCTCGGTGCCGCGGTTGAATACTTGCAATCCGTTGGACTGGAAAACATTCATCAGCACGAACGTGCTCTCGGTGCCAAGGCCGATGCGGGCTTGCGTGACATCGACGGCGTTCGTGTCATCGGCCCCACACCGGAACACAAAGGCGGCATCAACAGTTTCACCGTCGAAGGCATTCACGCTCACGATGTTTCGCAGTTTTTAGACAGCCGGGGCGTCGCCGTTCGGGCCGGTCACCACTGCACCATGCCGCTTCACCATGCCCTCAATGTGACCGCAACGTCACGTGCAAGTTGCTACTTGTACAACACCATGGAAGAAGTCGACGTGTTCTTGCAGGCCGTGGCGGATGTTCGAAATCGCTTTGCCAAACGAGGCCGGCGACGACGTTCGCGAAAAAGCCGCTCCGGCTCATGA
- the sufU gene encoding Fe-S cluster assembly sulfur transfer protein SufU — MPNEQDIYEEHVLDHYEDPYHRGTLENASHMHQGKNPLCGDSIVITLRLDDKNKVSEAWFEGEGCVISQASASMLIEEMEGKTIDEVKAFTAEQMLELFGPKLTPNRQKCCLLSWKILQTALHSPLNEDGETAAPGGPSLGEEQ, encoded by the coding sequence ATGCCGAACGAGCAGGACATCTACGAAGAGCACGTGCTGGATCACTACGAAGATCCGTATCATCGTGGCACCTTGGAAAACGCCAGCCACATGCACCAGGGCAAAAACCCGCTGTGCGGCGACAGCATTGTCATCACGCTGCGTTTGGACGATAAGAACAAGGTTTCGGAAGCGTGGTTCGAAGGCGAAGGATGCGTGATCAGCCAAGCGTCGGCTTCGATGCTGATCGAGGAAATGGAAGGCAAAACGATCGACGAAGTCAAAGCCTTCACGGCGGAACAGATGCTGGAACTTTTTGGTCCCAAGCTGACTCCCAACCGTCAAAAATGTTGCTTGCTGTCGTGGAAGATTCTGCAGACCGCTTTGCACTCGCCCCTGAACGAGGACGGTGAAACGGCTGCTCCGGGCGGACCTTCACTTGGGGAAGAACAGTGA
- a CDS encoding polysaccharide deacetylase family protein, whose amino-acid sequence MQPSSSESDQRKASFTITTSWDDGHPLDFRLAELLNQYDLPATFYIPQSSQLETITEQQIRELSEQFEIGAHTLTHQALTSLPDVPAERQIRDSKLWIADVTGKECQMFCPPLGKFQREHVNAIARHGYKGYRTVELLRCDRPKFRVRGDYARGDAGWELACLPTSVQSHPHGRKAYFRNALKRGNWRGVHQASTDARLSDWPTLAEMMLEATERSGGVFHLWGHSWEIEANQQWENLERVFDQLSQFIRSGRATGATNGQLCCR is encoded by the coding sequence ATGCAGCCTTCTTCTTCCGAATCCGACCAGCGGAAAGCGTCGTTCACGATCACGACCAGTTGGGATGATGGGCATCCACTGGATTTCCGTTTGGCGGAACTGCTGAACCAATATGACCTACCGGCGACGTTCTACATTCCACAATCGTCGCAGTTGGAAACGATCACAGAACAACAAATTCGCGAACTCAGTGAACAGTTTGAAATCGGTGCTCACACCCTGACGCACCAAGCCCTCACGTCGCTGCCCGATGTCCCGGCGGAACGGCAAATCCGCGACAGCAAACTCTGGATCGCGGACGTGACGGGCAAAGAGTGCCAAATGTTTTGCCCGCCGCTGGGCAAATTCCAGCGTGAACATGTCAACGCGATCGCTCGTCATGGATACAAGGGATATCGCACGGTTGAATTGTTGCGTTGCGACCGCCCCAAATTTCGTGTTCGTGGTGACTACGCTCGCGGCGACGCGGGATGGGAATTGGCGTGCCTGCCGACTTCGGTTCAGTCCCACCCTCACGGGCGGAAAGCCTACTTTCGGAATGCTCTGAAACGCGGCAATTGGCGTGGCGTTCATCAAGCCTCGACGGATGCTCGATTGAGCGACTGGCCGACGCTGGCGGAAATGATGCTGGAAGCCACGGAACGATCCGGCGGCGTTTTCCACCTTTGGGGACACAGTTGGGAAATTGAGGCCAACCAGCAATGGGAAAACCTCGAACGGGTCTTTGACCAGTTGTCGCAATTCATTCGCTCCGGGCGAGCCACGGGTGCCACCAACGGTCAACTTTGCTGTCGCTAG
- a CDS encoding glycosyltransferase family 4 protein: MRILAVHSYYRQRGGEDVVFDAETELLQQRGHDVVRFTRQNDSLSGGSALSNAQATIWNRVVARDLVRAIQDHGSELVHFHNTFPAISASAIRAAHESGTATVLTLHNSRLLCPRAVCFRAGQPCEQCVASRFNLPAIRHGCFHDSRMASAVVALNNWLHRNRKTYQRFLDLAIAPTHFVKQRYEASSYPMPPIEVKPHFVEAHLEPGQGDGGYALFVGRLSEEKGLNILLDAWQQLSQPLPLKLIGDGPMIGMMKSLPENIEYLGRLDQESVYRAMADAAVLILPSHCAESFGRVVVEAFASGTPVITANQGGQAELVHSLVGATFESGNAKSLADVVDRFVIEAEQSIAMREVARQEYEDKYSADSNYEWLIRLYHEALGNRVRRRAAETPAMRNRAAAALTKGDATLLPPEVTEDALHRRRIDASSDTKAPLAGTSSNRTQASSGPPTSPGKASATVNAKTSLSTDPTS, encoded by the coding sequence ATGCGAATTCTTGCCGTCCACAGCTACTACCGACAGCGCGGCGGCGAAGACGTTGTATTTGATGCAGAAACAGAATTGCTGCAGCAACGCGGGCACGACGTCGTCCGCTTCACTCGGCAAAACGATTCTTTGTCGGGCGGCAGTGCATTGTCGAACGCGCAAGCCACCATTTGGAACCGCGTCGTTGCACGCGACTTGGTCCGAGCGATCCAGGATCACGGCAGTGAACTGGTCCATTTTCACAACACGTTTCCGGCGATCTCCGCGTCGGCCATTCGTGCGGCTCATGAGAGCGGCACCGCCACGGTTTTGACGCTTCACAATTCGCGGCTTCTTTGTCCGCGAGCCGTCTGTTTTCGCGCCGGACAACCATGCGAGCAATGCGTCGCATCTCGGTTCAATCTTCCCGCCATTCGCCATGGTTGCTTTCACGATAGCCGCATGGCTTCGGCGGTCGTCGCATTGAACAATTGGCTGCATCGAAACCGCAAGACTTATCAGCGGTTCCTTGACCTGGCGATCGCGCCCACCCACTTCGTCAAACAACGTTACGAAGCTTCGTCTTATCCCATGCCGCCGATCGAGGTGAAGCCGCACTTCGTGGAAGCTCATCTGGAACCGGGTCAAGGCGACGGCGGTTACGCGTTGTTTGTGGGGCGGTTGAGCGAAGAAAAGGGTTTGAACATCCTGCTGGATGCGTGGCAACAACTCAGCCAGCCACTCCCGTTGAAGTTGATCGGCGACGGTCCGATGATCGGGATGATGAAGTCGCTGCCTGAGAACATTGAGTACTTGGGTCGCTTGGATCAAGAATCGGTGTATCGCGCCATGGCCGACGCCGCGGTGTTGATTCTGCCTTCTCACTGTGCGGAGTCGTTCGGCCGAGTCGTTGTGGAAGCATTCGCGTCAGGAACCCCAGTCATCACGGCCAACCAGGGCGGACAAGCTGAATTGGTTCATAGTTTGGTTGGTGCCACGTTTGAAAGCGGCAACGCGAAAAGTTTGGCGGATGTGGTCGATCGTTTTGTGATCGAAGCGGAGCAGAGCATCGCCATGCGCGAGGTGGCTCGACAAGAATACGAGGACAAGTATTCCGCGGATTCAAACTATGAATGGTTGATTCGTCTGTACCACGAGGCCTTGGGCAACCGCGTCCGACGACGTGCTGCCGAAACCCCGGCGATGCGAAACCGAGCGGCCGCTGCGCTCACCAAAGGCGACGCGACGTTGCTGCCCCCGGAAGTCACCGAGGACGCACTTCACCGTCGACGAATCGATGCGTCATCGGATACAAAGGCACCACTGGCAGGAACATCTTCCAATCGCACACAGGCTTCCAGCGGCCCCCCAACCTCCCCTGGCAAAGCGTCAGCCACCGTCAATGCGAAGACGTCGCTTTCCACCGACCCAACGTCTTAG